The genomic stretch TAGTCATTCTGCTTGAGTAGACATGAAAACTAGGAGGTTCATTTTACTAGACCACATCAGGTAGGATGAATCTCTAACCAGTATGCAGAATTACACTGAGTGTGTTTTGGCTCCATGtgatcacagctgatggaggcaACAGTCCAGTGAGAGCTTGAGTCCAACTGATACAGGCTGGATGAGATGTCCAAAGCAGATTTACTGCACAATAGTTGAGGCTTCATATGATGCACACTATCTCTGTAGGTCATTCCCTGCATAAACGCCTATCTATAGATGCctatctgtctttttgtttgtgtttgttttggggtttttttgttttgttttttgtagctGTCAACATCTccacatttctatttattttcttactcaTTGAGTTACAAACCTATTGATGAGGAGGTTCACACACTGCGATGCCTGCTGGTCATTTTTGTAACTACTTTTAACGTGCTTGCTGTCAGTTCAATGCCAGTAAAACTTACTAAAGTGCTgtcatttacaaaataaacatagGGCCAAATCCACAGAAGGATTGCGTGGCTTTTGCGGCCGCTAAACttgtgcaaatgagacaaaatgtaattcacaaagcacccaCAAAGGGTGAAATGCACCGCAGACTGCGCTGCCAAGCAAATAGCGTCATGGTGCTCCTGTGCCatatttatgtatgtacattaggtgaaaaaaaaatgaccgtattctggtttcttttatttatgtagtgccaaatcacaacaaaagtcatctcaggacacttttcacatagagcaggtcaagaccgtactctttaatttacagagacccaacaattcccccatgagcaagcacttggcgacagcggtaaggaaaaactcccttttaacgggtagaaacctcaagcagaatcCGGCTtttggtgggcggccatctgctttgaccggttgggttgagagagagaaagaaagagggaaagggggaggaggggcgggggacagaataacaacaatcataacaataacaataagtagcaatagccagggaaggacgccaacaggactgcgaaggaccgcgaaggctcggccttcaacccagggtttcctgcaagatgagaaagtacaaaaaactccggggaagaagcaaagttagtgacatgcattgatgttacatgaatgcatacagatggagaggaggtggaggagtgcatcatgggaagtcccccagcagtctaggcctatagcagcataactaagggctgatccaaggcgagcctggtcggctctaactataagctttatcaaaaaggaaagttttaagcctactcttaaacatagagaaggtgtctgcaccccggaccgaatctggaagatggttccacaagagaggagcctgatagctgaaggctctgcctcccattctacttttaaagactgtaggaaccaccagtaagcctgcatactgggagcgcagtgttctagtggggtaatactgtactatgagctcttcaagatatgatggtgcctgaccattgagggctttgtaagttaggagaaggattttaaattctattctagattttacaggaacccaatgtagtgaagctaaaatgggagaaatgtgatctctttttctagttttagtcagtacacgtgcagctggtcatgctggtcaccagcctggtcacacactgctgtgggatggcatctcattcttcaaccagcatttgtcagtttgtgggggtttatcagagactacctccagagtttgggagtggagaggacgGAATGGCCTGCCTGCAGTcttgacctcaaccccattgaacacttgtgggatcagcttgggcgtgctgttcgtgccagagtgactaacacaaccacgttggctgacttgtgacaaatgctggttgaagaatgggatgccatcccacagcagtgtgtgaccaggctggtgagcagcatgaggaggaggtgccaggctgttgtggctgtgtatggttcttccacacgctactgaggctcctgtttgttaaatgaataaattgttaaattgccaatatgtcttgtttcttcaaacttcaatcatccaatccaccaaacaccaaacaagaggcaatggcagaataagctgtttggcattggcagagaagatctggcatatttttcatgggcgcaacccacatactcagctctacTGCTCATCCCAAAAAAGCATGTTCCtcacaaatgtggcaccatttaaaagggaaataaacaggctttccaacggtataagatttattgccaagaagcattgttacaacaaagaaataatctaccaaacacaaatttccttactttttgtgctatgtttatatatataattattctTTACTTGTTAAAAAAAGTCTTATTCTTCCTCTTTATTTTAACTGATCGGTTGTTATCTGTCAATTTCATcctacttttttcttttttttgcctaaaaatgttttaaaacatagtGTAAAGTATCAGAATCAACCATTAAAACCCACCATGTGTATTTAAgtgtaataatgttttaataagATCTTCCTCAGTAGCTACAGCTCTACTTTCAGTCATCTTTCCTTCCCTCATTTTGTCCACATCTCCTCCCTTCATTTCTCTATTtcattctttctgtcttccctgttctcttttccctccatttattcccttcctctctgtctttcagctCACTTCTCCATGTCTTAACTTCAGTCACTTTTGTCTTTTCCTTCTGTCCTCTCACTGCCTTCCtgccttttttccttttttccttcagattCTTATTTTCTCGTCTCTTGCTTCCTTCATTCACATCTATTCATTGTGCCTGTGTTTGTTGCttccttcttttttcctctgaacAGGGCAAACAGGTGAGGGATCCAAATGCAGACACTACAGATAGACAGGTTGAATGAAAGGGGCTTTGATGCTCAAATCAAAAGACAGGCTTACAGGTAGTCAGCAGGGAGACAATCCAAATTGGGggaaatatacaaatatacaaatataaaggGACGGGGCAGGTAGGTCATAAAACAGCAGTTCCTATTGTTGATATTCTTGccataaaaacaacaggaatACATAAGCGTCAGGATAAGAATCAGGAACGCATAGTATCAGGATGGCTAGAAAGCAAATGTCCCATGAGGCAACATGGATGAACTGGCAGGGAATGAATGACTGAGACCGGTAAACGCACTGGGGAGCTAATGAGGGAATGTGCAGCAGGTGCAGACAATTAGGGAGTGGAAACAAGTGAGCATATGGGTGTGATAACCAGGTAGAAAATCCGGGAGAATCTTGTCAACAGATAGAGAATGGCAAGGCCAGAAGAGTGTGGGACTGAAGGTAGGGACAGAGGCAGAAAGGGcgagagaaacacaaacaagaatCATGACAGAACAAAtcaacatacaaaacatatcaaGCTTCAGAGCATATTATATTGACATGctgttgatgttatttttattctccaTCAGTGCTGCTCAGAGTCAGTCAATACTGGAGGCCAAACTGAAGGCCCTGGAGTGCCACTTCACGTGGGACATCAACCTAAGCAGGACCAAACTTTTCCGTCTTAGGGACAAGCTGGAGGACATCGGCACTGAGGAGGGAAACAGCTGGCTGGGTCACATTTACAACCTGCAGGGGTACATTCACTACCAGCTTGGCTTCACTGAAGATGCCCGGTGTTTCTTCAGTAGGGCTGCAGAGGCCTTCTGCCAGTTGAGAAAAACTGTCTCAGATGAAGGTCCCTGGTTGGTGGTAAACTATGGGAACCTGGCTTGGCTGCACCACCACCTGGGAGAACAAGCAGAGAGTCAGACTTACCTGTCAAAAGTCGAAACCCTGCTGAAAGAATACCCATCTCCATCCCTGGACGAGCTCCATCCAGAGATCTACGCTGAAAAAGCCTGGACCCTGATGAAGTTTGGCAAAGACAAAAGGTTGCTGGTTGCAGATTACTTCCAGAGAGCCATCAGGATTCAGCCCGACATGGTGGAGTGGAACACCAGCCATGTCATAGCATTAGTGAATGTTCAAAAGTATGGCAACACACCAGTGGGAGAAGACATCCTGGAGGAAATGAGAATGGCCAAGGAACAGGATCCAGAGAACTTGTACCTTGCTGTTCTCGACCTTGAGCAGCGTGCTAGGAAAGGAGAAAGAATTGAAGATGAAGCACAGGAGTTAGCCAGAAAGGTTTTGAAGAATCCTGTCAGCAGCTACAGTGGTATGAAAGAGTTATTATGGGtttacagaaaatatgtatCTGTTGATGAAGCTATTGCTCTGGCAGAGGAAGCTCTGGAAAAACATCCAGATAATTGTTTCCTGAAGACTTGTGCTGCACTCTGCTACAAATGGAGGATCGTTTTTCACAGTGACAGTCATCTAAAGCAAAGCACAACAGACAGAGCAATTAGTCTCCATAAAGAAGTCATTTCTCTTTACCCTCATTCATCACTTCTGAAGAAGATAACCCTTGCAAATATATACGCAAAGTCAAATCACGACTTGGCTGAAGCTGAGCAGATTTACCAGGAACTGCTAGAAAGCCATCTGGAACCTGCAGAGAAACAGATGCTCTACAACTGCTACGCAAAATACTTGCAGTTTGATCGACGAGATTACAACAGGTCAATAGAATATCACATGAAGGCGGCAGAAATACCGCAACAATCCTTCTTACGATACAATAGCATCAAAGTTCtgaagaagattaaaaaaagaaacaggagcCCAATATGTGGAGAAATAGAGGAGTTCCTGGCCAAGCTGGAAGTCAAGAAATCCTAAATCTTGTAGAAACTGTAGGTATTCTATTACCTAAAAAAATCGGTTCATATTCATCATTCTGATTTTATACACATTGGAAAAACTTGCAGAAAAGATTTGTTGAAGTTACAGAAAAGAATACTTCAAATAATTTTACAGACAATTGTGTGACAAAAGTCAATGGTTCACATATGTCTTGCAATTAAAATGTGTGAACGtattaatgatgataataaactttatttatatagcacttttcaaaacaaccattacaaagtgcttcacaaacaagaacaaaaaaagaaaagtaatcacatacaaaatcacagtcagcaaatgaaataacacataaaacagttaaaagtaatgataaaaataatcaataaaagtaCACAGaaaagtaacattaaataaGTAACATATAGAATAATTAAGAAAAAGCCATGCGGTAGAAGTAAGCTTTGAGAGATGATTTAGCAGAAGGCAGTGAATTTTCTAGTTTAAGTTCCTCTGGTAAGCTGTTCCAAAAGGTTGGAGCTTATCAGAGGATCTCGAGCTAAATGCTGGTGAGTAATGAGTTAGGAGCTCAGCCAGGTAGCTCGGTGCCATACCATTCAGGGCGTTGAAAGTCAAgactaaaattttaaaatcaattacaAAATGGACAGGCAGCAGTGAAGGGAAGCCAAAATATGATTATGCTTTCTtgattttaacatttgagaaatgATAAAAGCATGAATCACTCTTTGAAtattattaaacaaaataaaagatctAATTCTAGAGATATTTCTCAATTGGGAAAAACTCATCTGAGCCTTTTAACATGAGACTCGAGGTTATGGTCTAAAATAACTCCAAGGTTTTTGAGAGTGGGTACAACATGCTGAGCTAGAGAACCAAGAGCAGGCAGAACTTGGCCATGAGTGTGCTCAGGGGCTATAATAAGGATTTCCATCTTGGAGGAGTTAAACTGAAGAAAATTTACTGCCATCCAATCCTTAACCATAGCTAGGCAATTATGTAGGGAAGATAACTTAGCTGATCCAGAAGGTTTGCAGGACAAGTACAGCTGAGTATCATCTGCGtagcaatgaaatgaaatatgacaTTCTTTGATAATGTGGCCCAAAGGgagtaaataaagagaaaataaaattggtCCTAGAATGGAGCCCTGTTGCTCCCCATACATAGACAATGTTTGAGAGGAGGTAAAGCCATCAACGCACACAATCAATTTTCTGTTAGGAAACTATTAGGAAAAACCACTGGAGGGagaatttttttccccctgctcTCAATAATATTTTACTGAAGTTTACCTGGGACATGAAGTTTAGAAACATGTCATGTATGATTAATTCGTTGATGGTTTCAAAGTTGTAGaaggtttatttttacactATAGTAGAAGTAATGGAAGACAAAAGCTGCTGGAATGAAGAAAAAGCAcattaaaatatctgaaaaactATAGATTTGCATTGAAAATGGTCAGCAGTAATAATGTATATCTGATTTGAAGGAAACAAGCTAAATCATTAATAACACTGGGATGGTCTCTGAAATGACATGCActgttaacatgttaaaatgtcattaacaCTGTCCTGTAGGTTACATTACTGATGCTGATAGATTTTGATcagatgttgtattttaacaccTGAACTCATATATAACCATGGTCCTTGTTATATTCCtgttgtgttgatttttttgtcttaGCACTGTATTTGAAGTTTATATAAGAACATAACGTACTTTATATGaaatttgttttgctgtaaGCTTTGTGGTAGTGAAACAGAAAAGTGATTAGTAATGCAGATCTGCCAACCCTGGATGAATTTTTTGAGTACCACTTCCGCGACCTAGATATGTCAgatgcaaatcactgctgttcacacaatgaattattgtacataattcgcatacatgcagcagtcaaacagacaaaaatttGAGGGATTCACTGTTATGACAATTCTTGATACCAACAGATTGTTTACAGAAATATGTGCAGATGCCACTACTGGCGTACCGGCGTACTTTAATGTCAAAATGCGTACAGGTTGGCAGGTCTGGCAATGTAATGGTAAATATGATGTATAACCTGAATATAATCACATAGTGGaactgattgtgtgtgttgaaatgtaTTCACTATACTAATACTATTAAATATACACTATTAAATCTTCTGCAAGTTTGTTTTGGTGGtttatttacatgaaattcATGTTCTCTACACAGTTTTGCAGCActgcacacaaaacactgatAGACGTCAAACTACACCTTTGGAAAGCTGCTGCccacattaaatttaaaaactccaaaacaagcaaaatgttGGTCCAAAGATTCaatattttatgttgtgttttcatacactttaatttattattttctcaatataTTTCCTGGAAATAATGGTTTAATATGCTAGCAATTATACTGGGAAAATTGAAACTTCCTTGAAGAAAGGCTCCATTTAAACACAATggaaaattaattcattatttaaaactTTACTCTTCATGTATGTTCAATGGTATCCTAGTATGTAggcaaatttcacatttttgcattttcagcTACTCTAACTCAAGCAAATCATCAAATGGAATTCATTAAATAACAGTGTGCTAATTGAACACTTTCTACTTTCTCAATAATTATCAACAATTTACATAGTTATTTACAGCTCCTTAAAGagccaaaaaacattaaaaaacataatacaaCAATGAGATTTCATCAAGagagcaaaagcaaaaaaatctaCATCAAGACAGACCTATAAAAGTTATTTGTAATTGTCTTTACAATtgttattatataataataataataataataataatataaaatctgtacaaaaattGACAATACATtggtttatttttaatgttaaataataaaattgtttcagaaacatttaaactttAGAGGATTGTCTTTTCCATCATGCCCATTATGGGATATTACCTTTATCAAATTCACATTACAACAGTGGATAAGTTGTTCAACTATGTTGTTTGAGAACATTGGTTTAACTTTGGCAATATTTCGGATTAGTAAATAACAAGATTGAACCAGACTCTTGATGTGTTGATTGAAGTTGAGGTACTAATCAAAATTAACTCCCGAGCAAGTTTAAAAGTCATTTGTCAGTGGTCCAAGATGGGGGTGACGCTGTTAGAACTatgatcaaatcaaatttagACGTGTCCACAGATGAGAGTAATTCCTCTGTGTAAGTACTACAAATGGATTTACAGCTATGGGTTCACTAGACTGTTGATGGTATGAAAGAGGAATCTTGAGTTTTGCTAGATTAGAAAAGTAAGACAGTCTCTCACTCTTTATCAGTAAATGATATGAAGATAATAACTTCCTCATGTGGAGCCAATGACCTTGAAGTCATTCTACATTCTCTTTTCAGTTTTCGAATATCTTTATTCATCCAGGGCCTTGGGTCAGAGGGCCGACAGGACCAAACCCTGACaagaaataattcaaaaaaaGGGAGAACATGCCTCTACTCAATAGAAACCTACAGAAAAAGAAACTTACCACAATAGAAACTTatggaaaaggaagaaaaagagtcAGTAGGTTTCTACGTCAAAGCTAAAGGTATGCAGTAGAACTTGATCTGTAGCGTTGCTACAGCTTTCGCTCCCCA from Thunnus albacares chromosome 9, fThuAlb1.1, whole genome shotgun sequence encodes the following:
- the LOC122989021 gene encoding interferon-induced protein with tetratricopeptide repeats 1B-like gives rise to the protein MGVITSAAQSQSILEAKLKALECHFTWDINLSRTKLFRLRDKLEDIGTEEGNSWLGHIYNLQGYIHYQLGFTEDARCFFSRAAEAFCQLRKTVSDEGPWLVVNYGNLAWLHHHLGEQAESQTYLSKVETLLKEYPSPSLDELHPEIYAEKAWTLMKFGKDKRLLVADYFQRAIRIQPDMVEWNTSHVIALVNVQKYGNTPVGEDILEEMRMAKEQDPENLYLAVLDLEQRARKGERIEDEAQELARKVLKNPVSSYSGMKELLWVYRKYVSVDEAIALAEEALEKHPDNCFLKTCAALCYKWRIVFHSDSHLKQSTTDRAISLHKEVISLYPHSSLLKKITLANIYAKSNHDLAEAEQIYQELLESHLEPAEKQMLYNCYAKYLQFDRRDYNRSIEYHMKAAEIPQQSFLRYNSIKVLKKIKKRNRSPICGEIEEFLAKLEVKKS